A genomic stretch from Sinorhizobium terangae includes:
- a CDS encoding GFA family protein — translation MRCTIRSRTASCSCGQLRIDVQGEPLGVGVCHCFACQRRTGSVFAALAAFAAPYTVSGTATEYVRTGDQGARFRFRFCPVCGTNLFHTEEGYEESSVAVAVGALADPSFPPPEDSVYDCRRHSWVQLPPGIRTYEKDPT, via the coding sequence ATGAGGTGCACCATACGTTCCCGAACAGCCTCATGCTCCTGCGGCCAGCTTCGGATCGACGTTCAGGGCGAACCGCTCGGCGTCGGCGTATGCCACTGCTTCGCCTGCCAGCGCCGGACGGGTAGCGTTTTTGCAGCGCTTGCCGCCTTCGCCGCCCCCTACACTGTCTCCGGCACCGCAACCGAATACGTCCGTACCGGTGATCAAGGTGCGCGATTCAGGTTCCGCTTCTGCCCCGTCTGCGGGACGAATCTCTTCCATACCGAGGAGGGTTACGAGGAATCGTCGGTGGCAGTCGCGGTCGGCGCCCTCGCAGACCCCAGCTTTCCGCCGCCCGAAGACTCGGTCTATGACTGCCGCCGCCATTCCTGGGTACAACTGCCGCCGGGGATAAGGACTTATGAAAAGGACCCGACCTGA
- a CDS encoding GlxA family transcriptional regulator yields MPRNTAETGIHPLHVSLVAIPEAVVSTLSGIFDVMNAFALLPPPGNAPASAPPFGVEIVGLWPGPLELASRVPVMVQRGIAAIETTDIVIVPSVLLGPDGWQKGRHPELVDWLRAMHRRGALLCSACSGVFLLAETGLFDGVDATVHFGYAEAFHSTFPKVAIHPERVLVVAGEREELITSGASMTWHDLVLYLIARHAGATAAQAVARYFALQWHQDGLAPYIVFEGRNDHGDVAIQAAQDWIATHFSVANPLEEMVRRAGLAERTFKRRFTGATGLSPIAYVQRLRIEDAKRRLERTEAPVDEISWQVGYEDPAFFRRLFKRVTGLTPGRYRRRFMIPDYAQPPRKE; encoded by the coding sequence ATGCCGCGCAACACCGCCGAGACCGGAATACATCCACTTCACGTGAGCCTCGTCGCCATTCCCGAGGCGGTGGTGTCGACGCTGAGCGGCATTTTCGACGTCATGAACGCCTTTGCCCTGCTTCCTCCGCCGGGCAATGCACCAGCGTCTGCGCCGCCTTTCGGGGTCGAGATCGTGGGACTGTGGCCGGGCCCGCTGGAACTCGCAAGCCGAGTGCCCGTGATGGTGCAGCGTGGTATCGCCGCCATCGAGACGACGGACATCGTCATCGTCCCCTCGGTGCTGCTCGGACCGGACGGATGGCAGAAGGGCCGGCATCCGGAACTGGTCGATTGGCTCCGTGCCATGCATCGCCGCGGCGCGCTTTTGTGCTCGGCCTGTTCGGGCGTTTTCCTGCTTGCCGAGACGGGGCTTTTCGACGGCGTCGATGCGACGGTGCATTTCGGCTATGCCGAGGCGTTTCACAGCACCTTCCCGAAGGTGGCGATCCATCCGGAGCGTGTTCTTGTCGTTGCCGGCGAGCGCGAGGAACTGATCACGTCGGGCGCTTCCATGACCTGGCACGATCTGGTGCTCTATCTGATCGCCCGCCACGCTGGAGCGACGGCGGCGCAGGCCGTCGCCCGCTACTTCGCGCTGCAATGGCATCAGGATGGGCTCGCGCCCTACATAGTCTTCGAGGGGCGCAACGACCATGGGGACGTTGCAATCCAGGCTGCGCAAGACTGGATCGCCACGCATTTCTCCGTCGCCAATCCGCTGGAGGAAATGGTTCGCCGAGCCGGGCTTGCCGAACGCACGTTCAAACGCCGCTTCACCGGCGCGACCGGGCTGAGCCCGATCGCCTACGTTCAGCGTCTGCGGATCGAGGATGCCAAGCGCCGGCTCGAACGAACGGAAGCCCCGGTCGACGAAATCAGCTGGCAGGTCGGCTACGAAGACCCCGCCTTCTTCCGCCGCCTGTTCAAGCGCGTCACCGGACTGACGCCGGGACGCTATCGCCGGCGCTTCATGATTCCCGATTACGCCCAGCCGCCGCGCAAGGAATAG
- a CDS encoding class I SAM-dependent methyltransferase — translation MENVKNNKIDQAKLDALVSRAIGDLAAGYGGVMVSLGNRLGLYKAMAGAGPLTSSELAGRAGCAERYVREWLGSQVAGGYVTYHAGSGTYELSPEQALVLAEEDSPVFIPHAWAVPASMWADENKAVEAFRNGNGVAWGDHDGRLYCGVAAFYRNAYKASLVAEWLPALGGGIEKKLRTGARVADIGCGHGHSTVLMAKAFPASRFHGFDIHPESVIEARKVAEEAGVSDRVTFATARADSYPGSDYDLICFFDCLHDMGNPVGAAAHAAKAIAGEGAVMLVEPFANDRVEDNVSPVARIYYAASTTICCAHAISDGGHLVLGAQAGESRLADVFRKAGFSRFRRALETPFNLILEARL, via the coding sequence ATGGAAAACGTGAAGAACAACAAGATCGACCAGGCGAAGCTCGATGCGCTCGTCTCGCGGGCGATCGGCGATCTCGCTGCGGGTTACGGCGGCGTGATGGTGAGCCTCGGCAACCGCCTTGGCCTCTACAAGGCGATGGCCGGCGCGGGTCCGCTCACGTCGAGCGAACTGGCGGGTCGTGCCGGCTGCGCCGAACGTTATGTGCGCGAATGGCTCGGCTCGCAGGTGGCGGGCGGTTACGTGACCTATCATGCAGGTAGCGGCACCTATGAACTGTCGCCAGAGCAGGCGCTTGTGCTCGCCGAGGAGGACAGCCCTGTCTTCATCCCCCATGCCTGGGCCGTTCCTGCGTCCATGTGGGCGGACGAGAACAAGGCGGTCGAGGCTTTCCGCAACGGCAACGGTGTTGCCTGGGGTGATCACGACGGTCGGCTCTATTGTGGTGTCGCCGCTTTCTACAGGAACGCCTACAAGGCAAGCTTGGTCGCCGAGTGGCTGCCGGCACTCGGCGGCGGCATCGAGAAGAAGCTGAGGACGGGCGCCCGTGTGGCCGATATCGGCTGCGGACACGGGCATTCGACGGTGCTGATGGCGAAAGCCTTTCCCGCCTCGCGCTTTCATGGTTTCGACATCCATCCGGAGTCGGTCATCGAGGCGCGCAAGGTGGCGGAAGAAGCAGGCGTTTCGGATCGGGTCACCTTTGCAACCGCGCGGGCGGACAGTTACCCTGGCTCGGATTATGACCTCATCTGCTTCTTCGACTGCCTGCACGACATGGGCAACCCGGTCGGCGCCGCGGCGCATGCGGCAAAGGCGATCGCAGGCGAGGGAGCGGTGATGTTGGTGGAACCCTTCGCCAACGATCGGGTCGAAGACAATGTCTCGCCGGTCGCGCGGATCTACTACGCGGCGTCCACCACGATCTGCTGCGCGCATGCGATCTCGGACGGTGGCCATCTGGTGCTCGGGGCTCAGGCCGGCGAGTCACGCCTCGCGGACGTCTTCCGCAAGGCCGGCTTCAGCCGCTTCCGCCGGGCGCTGGAGACGCCGTTCAACCTCATACTCGAGGCGCGGCTCTAA
- a CDS encoding CBS domain-containing protein, which translates to MQISEAMHSGVRWISPDTDLRTVAHIMKDEDIGALPVGENDRLIGMVTDRDIALRAFANGHDVSSLTVRDVMTSQIVFCRTSESLEDAIRLMEEKKIRRLPVINEDKRMVGMLSLGDISHSSSRELTGELLKAVSGHHA; encoded by the coding sequence ATGCAAATTTCGGAAGCCATGCATTCTGGAGTACGTTGGATCTCGCCGGACACAGACCTGCGCACGGTGGCGCACATCATGAAGGATGAGGATATCGGCGCCCTGCCCGTCGGCGAAAATGACCGACTGATCGGAATGGTCACAGATCGCGACATTGCCTTGCGCGCTTTCGCCAACGGCCACGACGTTTCTTCGCTCACGGTGCGTGATGTGATGACGAGCCAGATCGTCTTTTGCCGCACGAGCGAATCCCTCGAGGACGCCATTCGCCTGATGGAGGAAAAGAAAATTCGGCGGCTCCCGGTGATCAACGAGGACAAGCGGATGGTCGGCATGCTGTCGCTCGGTGATATTTCCCACAGCAGCAGCCGGGAATTGACGGGCGAACTGCTCAAGGCCGTCAGCGGCCATCACGCCTGA
- a CDS encoding DinB family protein, with protein MTVPQDLICRPYRQLARNARLANARLDRACMALRPGEWEAPRTSFFPSLKETMVHLLNADRYYIDALRGERLGLARPPGSRATAAEFSIERAEVDECLVEFSESLTAEALSRKISIPWPERTLAETVADTLLHVFMHGQHHRGQIHSMLSGTSVPPPQIDEFILADNGEARAEDLKALGWTEARLTR; from the coding sequence ATGACCGTTCCGCAGGATTTGATATGCCGGCCCTATCGCCAGCTTGCGCGCAACGCCCGGCTCGCCAATGCGCGGCTCGATCGCGCCTGCATGGCGCTTCGTCCCGGTGAGTGGGAGGCGCCGCGAACGTCCTTCTTCCCATCGCTCAAGGAGACGATGGTCCATCTTCTGAATGCCGATCGGTATTATATCGACGCGCTGCGTGGCGAACGCCTCGGGCTGGCGAGACCACCAGGCAGCCGCGCGACGGCGGCCGAATTTTCGATCGAACGGGCGGAGGTCGACGAATGTCTGGTCGAGTTCAGCGAGAGCCTGACGGCGGAGGCGCTTTCACGCAAGATCAGCATTCCCTGGCCGGAGAGGACACTCGCTGAAACTGTCGCCGATACATTGCTTCACGTTTTCATGCACGGCCAGCACCACCGCGGCCAGATCCACTCGATGCTTTCGGGAACAAGCGTCCCGCCGCCACAGATCGACGAATTCATCCTCGCCGATAATGGCGAGGCGCGCGCCGAAGACCTCAAGGCATTGGGCTGGACCGAAGCGCGGCTAACGCGATAG
- a CDS encoding SMc04171 family calcium-binding repeat protein, giving the protein MTTIVGNAENDALLGTEEKDRIWGLTGADEIDAGDGDDLVDGGAGDDRLTSRDGYDRLDGGEGDDQIALVGTGGAVTGGVGFDTLAIDLSNVNTAVRFSGEHGHGIIGYDDRSNWEHIFFNRIERLVLTTGSGDDRIFGAASDDVLSTGAGNDIIGPYGTDLDDGTSMFGDDTIDTGSGGDIIVDTSGANRIFAGDDSDNIVTTLSSAVIDGGNGRDTLTLSDEGRTEDVTVDFAQGFASTGTLISGIEVASVDLGSGNDTLIAGNLSSLSAHMGEGDNYVLGSSGRDYMSSGGGDDALYGGAGDDILISVGGNDVLMGGAGNDEIYDAGTSFNDGETIIDGGAGDDLILVSAPSGIINGGAGNDMLHVTAPLPGVTNFDAATGMLGTTLIFSGIETFKVAGGAADDAIRTLAGNDDLTGNDGNDRLDGGAGNDLLWGGEGNDVMTGGAGADAFLWSSDTLSRDGIDHITDFDADGGDVLRFIGHASTATGIDSFADLVAAATETGDGLYIAFNGSSSFGLFLDNVSLSDLSADDIVFA; this is encoded by the coding sequence ATGACCACCATCGTGGGCAATGCCGAAAATGACGCGTTACTGGGAACTGAAGAGAAGGATCGAATCTGGGGCCTGACCGGCGCCGATGAGATCGATGCGGGTGATGGTGACGATCTGGTCGACGGTGGCGCGGGAGATGATCGCCTGACCAGCAGGGATGGCTACGATCGCCTCGATGGTGGCGAGGGTGACGACCAGATCGCCCTGGTTGGCACCGGCGGCGCAGTGACCGGCGGTGTCGGCTTCGATACGCTCGCGATCGATCTTTCCAACGTCAATACCGCCGTCAGGTTTAGCGGCGAACACGGTCATGGGATCATCGGCTACGACGACAGGTCGAATTGGGAACACATCTTCTTCAACCGCATCGAGCGGCTCGTGCTGACCACCGGAAGCGGCGACGACCGGATCTTCGGGGCCGCCTCCGACGACGTTCTCTCGACCGGCGCCGGAAACGACATTATCGGTCCTTATGGCACCGACCTCGACGACGGCACCAGCATGTTCGGCGACGACACGATCGACACGGGTAGCGGCGGCGACATCATTGTCGACACGAGTGGCGCAAACCGCATCTTCGCCGGGGACGACAGCGACAACATCGTCACCACGCTTTCCTCGGCGGTGATCGACGGCGGCAACGGGCGGGATACGCTTACGCTGTCCGACGAAGGAAGGACGGAGGACGTGACCGTCGATTTCGCGCAGGGGTTTGCCTCGACCGGTACGCTGATCAGCGGCATCGAGGTCGCCAGCGTGGATCTCGGCAGTGGCAACGATACGCTGATCGCCGGAAATTTGTCCTCACTGAGCGCCCACATGGGCGAGGGCGACAACTACGTGCTCGGCAGCAGCGGCAGGGACTACATGTCGTCGGGAGGCGGTGATGACGCCCTTTATGGCGGCGCCGGGGACGATATCCTGATCAGCGTCGGCGGCAATGATGTGCTGATGGGCGGTGCCGGCAACGATGAGATCTACGATGCGGGAACGAGTTTCAACGACGGCGAGACGATCATCGACGGCGGTGCCGGCGATGATCTGATCCTGGTGAGCGCTCCCTCCGGTATCATCAATGGCGGCGCCGGAAACGACATGCTCCACGTCACCGCCCCGCTCCCAGGCGTGACCAATTTTGATGCCGCGACGGGCATGCTCGGCACGACGCTGATTTTCAGCGGCATCGAGACATTCAAGGTTGCAGGCGGCGCGGCCGACGATGCGATACGCACGCTCGCAGGCAACGACGACCTCACGGGCAACGACGGCAACGACCGCCTCGACGGCGGGGCGGGCAACGACCTCCTGTGGGGCGGTGAAGGCAACGACGTGATGACGGGCGGTGCTGGTGCCGATGCATTTCTGTGGTCGTCCGATACGCTCTCCCGCGACGGAATCGACCACATCACCGACTTCGACGCCGACGGCGGCGACGTGCTGCGGTTCATCGGCCACGCATCCACGGCCACGGGGATCGACAGCTTCGCCGACCTCGTTGCGGCGGCGACCGAGACCGGAGACGGGCTCTACATCGCCTTCAACGGGTCGAGCAGCTTCGGGCTCTTCCTCGACAACGTTTCGCTGTCGGACCTCTCGGCGGACGACATAGTGTTCGCTTAG
- a CDS encoding FecR family protein — MSYLRGAAIVALGFIFYSPVSMAAEAIGEAVRIRTEVRGASGPLAAKDPVYRDERILTSKSGLGQFVFRDGTKLAVGWGSSVVIDKFVFDDSNNLQKLSLRATKGTFRWVSGKSKSTAYEILTPAGTIGVRGTAFDFYVGGDGTTALVLLNGEASFCGPGGCKQLTRRCDCVIANRNGNVTDTRRVSSRILETLGNKGALPFLSGNQQLSGGLGWVGGGCSIRAALPIPPTQPERFRPEPEKKQAPPQKPPPKPDKPDKPPPKPDKPDKPPPKPDKPDKPPPKPDKPDKPPPKPDKPDKPPRPDKPRQEQDRPREGSRNNG; from the coding sequence ATGTCCTATTTGCGTGGCGCTGCAATCGTTGCACTCGGCTTCATTTTTTACAGTCCAGTGTCAATGGCCGCTGAAGCGATCGGTGAGGCGGTTCGGATCAGGACTGAAGTCAGGGGTGCGAGCGGTCCGCTGGCGGCCAAAGACCCGGTCTACCGGGACGAACGGATTCTCACCTCAAAATCCGGGCTGGGACAATTCGTGTTCCGCGACGGAACCAAACTGGCGGTTGGCTGGGGCTCGTCCGTCGTCATCGACAAATTCGTCTTCGACGACTCCAACAACTTGCAGAAGCTCAGCCTGAGAGCGACCAAGGGCACGTTCCGCTGGGTCAGCGGCAAATCGAAAAGCACCGCCTACGAGATCCTGACGCCCGCCGGAACGATCGGTGTCCGCGGCACCGCTTTCGACTTCTATGTCGGCGGCGACGGAACCACGGCTCTCGTTCTGCTCAACGGAGAGGCCAGTTTCTGCGGCCCCGGCGGTTGCAAACAACTGACAAGGCGTTGCGACTGCGTGATCGCCAACCGCAACGGCAACGTCACCGACACACGCCGCGTCAGTAGCCGCATCCTGGAGACGCTCGGAAACAAGGGAGCATTACCATTCCTTTCCGGCAACCAGCAGCTTTCCGGCGGCCTCGGCTGGGTCGGCGGTGGTTGCAGCATTCGTGCAGCGCTCCCGATTCCGCCAACGCAGCCCGAGCGCTTCAGACCGGAACCCGAGAAAAAGCAGGCACCGCCGCAGAAGCCGCCGCCCAAGCCCGACAAACCCGATAAGCCGCCGCCTAAACCGGACAAGCCGGATAAGCCGCCGCCCAAACCGGACAAGCCGGACAAGCCACCGCCAAAACCGGACAAGCCGGACAAGCCGCCACCCAAACCCGACAAGCCGGACAAACCACCGCGCCCGGATAAGCCGCGTCAAGAGCAGGATCGGCCGCGTGAGGGCAGCCGCAATAACGGCTAG
- a CDS encoding dihydrofolate reductase family protein, translating into MRKIVVGAFVSLDGIMQAPGGPHEDPVGGFKFGGWVAPYFDETMGAAVDEMFATPFDLLLGRKTYDIFAAHWPYAGADDPIGTLFDRITKYVATRNPDFKLDWQNSQSLGNDVVATLRKLKSEEGPDLLTQGSTDLLQTLFRNDLVDEMYVSIFPVVLGKGKKLFSDGASPMALKLVSSKVSGSGVTVNKYVRAGEVATGSFEFEQPTEAELERRRNLT; encoded by the coding sequence ATGAGAAAGATCGTCGTTGGTGCATTTGTGAGTCTTGACGGAATCATGCAGGCGCCGGGCGGGCCGCATGAGGATCCGGTCGGCGGCTTCAAGTTTGGTGGATGGGTGGCCCCCTATTTCGACGAGACGATGGGTGCGGCGGTGGACGAGATGTTTGCCACGCCGTTCGACCTTCTGCTGGGGCGGAAAACCTACGACATTTTCGCGGCGCATTGGCCCTACGCAGGCGCCGACGATCCGATCGGCACCTTGTTCGACCGCATCACCAAATACGTCGCGACACGCAATCCGGACTTCAAGCTCGACTGGCAGAACAGCCAGAGCCTCGGCAACGACGTGGTGGCCACGCTCCGGAAGCTGAAAAGCGAGGAAGGGCCGGATCTCCTGACGCAAGGTTCGACAGACCTGCTGCAGACGCTTTTCCGCAACGATCTGGTCGACGAGATGTATGTGTCGATCTTTCCGGTCGTGCTTGGAAAGGGCAAGAAACTGTTCAGCGACGGCGCCTCGCCGATGGCGCTGAAGCTCGTCAGTTCGAAAGTTTCGGGCTCTGGGGTGACCGTGAACAAATACGTTCGCGCCGGCGAGGTCGCCACCGGCTCGTTCGAATTCGAGCAGCCGACCGAGGCCGAACTGGAGCGGCGCAGGAATCTGACCTGA
- a CDS encoding adenylate/guanylate cyclase domain-containing protein, translating to MNEAQTLFDALRQSVKPEIVEAFERLVRDAPDRKLCRVNALAFAKAEGLDEEQTIAGFLHASHHGIFELSWNVLCPGCGGVLDANTSLKSLQQEEYICALCAAGYEPTLDEMVEVTFTVSPRVRHIEAHNPHALPPAEYFRQIYWGSGVDLPEEGFEEKVDEFMIEALELPPGEKAVIALQLPAEFVIIFEPVTHAAQFLEVAGEPTKERRNLALVFDRGHRHNETLRLQPGPLRIQVENHAEVRTLPSVCIANDVLHGMLGRRRPFLTAKRLLSNQTFRDLYRTDTIDVDQRLKITSLTFLFTDLRGSTELYERVGDLAAFDLVRTHFSVLNEIVAAEAGAVVKTIGDAVMATFPTPDRAVAAAMRMRDAMRELNEERGSEDLLLKIGIHEGPCIAVNLNERQDYFGQTVNIASRVQHLATSREIFATGSVVEDPRASSLLSDRGVNPMSHNVTLRGITNEISIFAIP from the coding sequence ATGAATGAAGCCCAGACTCTATTCGATGCGCTGCGCCAGTCGGTGAAGCCGGAGATTGTCGAGGCCTTTGAGCGGTTGGTGCGGGATGCTCCCGACCGCAAGCTTTGCCGCGTCAACGCGCTCGCCTTTGCAAAAGCCGAAGGGCTCGACGAGGAGCAGACGATCGCGGGCTTCCTGCATGCGTCGCACCACGGCATCTTCGAATTGTCATGGAACGTGCTTTGCCCGGGCTGCGGCGGCGTGCTCGACGCCAATACCTCGCTCAAATCCCTGCAGCAGGAGGAATATATCTGCGCGCTCTGTGCTGCCGGCTACGAGCCGACGCTCGACGAAATGGTCGAGGTGACCTTTACGGTGAGCCCGCGGGTACGCCATATAGAGGCGCACAATCCGCACGCATTGCCGCCGGCCGAATATTTCCGCCAGATCTACTGGGGCTCGGGCGTTGACCTGCCAGAGGAAGGTTTTGAGGAGAAGGTCGACGAGTTCATGATCGAGGCGCTGGAATTGCCCCCCGGCGAGAAGGCGGTCATCGCGCTGCAGCTTCCGGCGGAGTTCGTCATCATCTTCGAGCCGGTGACCCATGCGGCGCAGTTCCTGGAGGTCGCCGGGGAGCCGACCAAGGAGCGAAGGAATCTCGCCCTCGTCTTCGACCGCGGTCACCGCCACAACGAAACCTTGCGCCTCCAGCCCGGGCCGCTGAGGATCCAGGTGGAAAACCACGCCGAAGTGCGCACCCTCCCCTCGGTCTGCATCGCGAACGACGTGCTCCACGGCATGCTCGGTCGCCGCCGGCCGTTCCTGACGGCCAAGCGCCTGCTTTCCAACCAGACCTTCCGCGATCTTTACCGCACCGATACGATCGACGTCGACCAGCGGCTGAAGATCACCAGCCTCACCTTTCTCTTCACGGACCTGCGCGGCTCGACCGAGCTATACGAGCGCGTCGGCGACCTCGCGGCCTTCGATCTGGTTAGGACCCACTTCAGTGTCTTGAACGAGATCGTCGCGGCCGAGGCCGGAGCGGTCGTCAAAACGATCGGCGATGCGGTGATGGCGACCTTCCCGACTCCGGACCGGGCAGTCGCGGCGGCGATGCGGATGCGCGATGCGATGCGCGAACTCAACGAAGAACGCGGCAGCGAGGACCTGCTCCTGAAGATCGGCATCCACGAGGGACCGTGCATTGCCGTCAACCTCAACGAACGCCAGGACTATTTCGGCCAGACCGTCAACATCGCCTCGCGCGTCCAGCACCTCGCCACCTCGCGCGAAATCTTCGCCACCGGTTCGGTGGTGGAGGACCCGCGTGCATCCAGCCTCCTCAGCGATCGCGGCGTCAATCCCATGTCGCACAATGTCACGCTTCGCGGCATCACCAACGAGATCAGCATTTTCGCGATCCCATGA
- a CDS encoding cyclic nucleotide-gated ion channel produces MSARPFSKISAPFNGLLAAIGLVAVAVLTTPDITGRARLGLQLLLVAIWGIYLLQLVETLVLRRAKGPQDSTPAVAIDFLAVLVPLAGFLFASTRDQELFCAIWLLKPLRNSAFFRLIGRVISSEARNLIGVTSVFGLVLFAAALAGYLIERDVQPDKFGSIPQAMWWAVVTLSTTGYGDEIPQSFAGRVLAGLVMMCGIGIFALWAGLLATGFYAEIRRQDFVRNWQLVAAVPLFENLGSSALVEIVRALRPRLVPAGAVICRKGEAGDQMYFIVEGRVCVATPNPIELGPGSFFGEMALISGEPRSATVSAATEVSLLSLHAEDFQMLSISNPDIADIIRRTALERRGATPKA; encoded by the coding sequence ATGTCGGCACGGCCTTTCTCGAAGATTTCCGCGCCGTTCAATGGGCTGCTCGCAGCGATTGGGCTGGTGGCGGTCGCCGTCCTCACCACACCGGACATCACCGGACGGGCGAGGCTCGGGTTGCAGCTCCTGCTCGTGGCGATCTGGGGTATCTATCTCCTGCAACTGGTCGAGACACTCGTCCTGCGGCGCGCGAAAGGTCCGCAGGACAGCACGCCGGCAGTTGCCATCGATTTTCTGGCCGTTCTGGTGCCTCTTGCTGGCTTCCTGTTCGCCTCCACGCGCGATCAGGAGCTTTTCTGCGCCATCTGGCTGTTGAAGCCGCTGCGAAACTCCGCTTTCTTCCGGCTGATCGGCAGGGTGATTAGCAGCGAGGCACGCAACCTGATCGGCGTCACATCGGTATTCGGCCTCGTCCTGTTCGCTGCGGCGCTTGCGGGTTATCTCATCGAGCGCGACGTCCAGCCGGATAAATTCGGCAGCATCCCGCAGGCAATGTGGTGGGCGGTCGTCACACTGTCGACTACCGGCTATGGCGACGAGATTCCGCAGAGCTTCGCCGGCCGGGTGCTGGCCGGGTTGGTGATGATGTGCGGCATCGGCATCTTCGCGCTCTGGGCAGGCCTCCTCGCCACCGGTTTCTATGCAGAAATCCGTCGCCAGGATTTCGTACGCAATTGGCAGCTTGTCGCCGCTGTGCCGCTATTCGAGAATCTCGGTTCGTCCGCTCTTGTCGAGATCGTCAGAGCGCTGAGGCCACGCCTCGTGCCGGCCGGCGCCGTGATCTGCCGCAAGGGTGAGGCCGGCGATCAGATGTACTTCATCGTCGAGGGGCGTGTCTGCGTTGCGACGCCCAATCCGATCGAGCTTGGCCCCGGCAGCTTCTTCGGGGAGATGGCGCTGATCAGCGGCGAGCCCCGCTCGGCAACCGTCAGCGCCGCGACCGAGGTCTCGCTGCTGTCGCTGCACGCGGAGGACTTCCAGATGCTGTCCATCAGCAACCCGGACATCGCTGACATCATCCGGAGGACTGCGCTGGAACGGCGCGGCGCCACGCCGAAGGCTTGA